Genomic segment of Falco peregrinus isolate bFalPer1 chromosome 5, bFalPer1.pri, whole genome shotgun sequence:
TAGAAATGTTTAACTGCTTGAGAGGGTAAGGAGGGATGATggaagaggagggggctgcTCTGTGGAGCAAGGTGGGTCATGATACCAATACTCTTACATTACTGGCTTCGTGCCACCTTGCGGCTTCTCCCTCGGATGCAAAATGTTCTCTCATTTGTGTGcaataaaactgatttcttttaatgGCCGTGTCCCCCTCAGGTAGGGTACCTCTTGCGTGGATGCTGTCGATTTTATTGTGAAGCAGGCTTAGCCTGTCGGCGGGAGACAGTTTTTAATCGAATCTGTGAACATAAACGAGGTTTCAGCAGAGTAATGTCTCTTGCTGCCTTCTCTTGTGTCTCAAGTAACTTAACTGCTGTGTTATCTGAAATGCAGTATTACTTTGTCAAAACCTGGCAGGGTGTGACTGGGGAGAAGATTGCTCTTCATGTGCCAGGTTTCTTGGAATTCCTGTCCCTGAGAATCTGTCGGGAGGGAATGCTGGAGGCAGGATACTGGTACAGATACGTCTTTGGTCTAGTCCATTAAATAATTTGTATCTCAGGCACAGAGTTGAAATGTTAGTCAGCTGGGAGGAAATTAATGCAGAAGTCCATTCCCTTAGCCTAGAAGAAATGCCCGTGATTTTGAGGTTTCCCATACCAAATCCAATATCCCTTTGAATGTGAGATTTGTGCAGCTGATGGAagtttttttaacttctgaataATCTTCAAGCGGCTGGAAGCTTGCAGGGATTGCAGACATTCCAGGTGGTTTTATTAATAATGTATCAGGGTTGAACTACGCTTCTTGGTGAGTTGAGATCATGTGGTTTGCTAATATAAGAAATGGGTTCCTGTGGAACAGCGCAGTGTGCTACGAAATGTTTGGCCTGTGCGGTTCCCTGATGAAATTCAGCTGAAACCTGTGTGCTTTCCTCCCGTCCCttgcaatttgttttccttgtcaGCTCGTGACTTTGCAGGTGTGTCCTGCGTGGCAGGAGAAAACCTCCTGGACTAGCCACTGAGATTTGGCACTTGGAAAAGTGACAGAACAAACGCTGCCCTGAAAGCGCCATGAGAAATGTTTATGGAAAGAAAGATAAGCAAGGCCTCGAggtgtgggttgttttttaacTGTGCCTTTCCCCCCATGCTGGGTGGATGGAGTTGGTGCTGAGGAGTAAAATTGCCTTCCCAAACTCCCAGCATGTGCACATACTGCTGTCAAAATATGTAGAGAATTTAGGTGTTTCATTTCCAAGTCCTTATGGCGAAGATTGAAAGGATGATAAATTTGGTCATGTTTAGAGAAAGAATAATGGTGTCAAAGATACTAGTTCGTTGataaaaaatttgaaaacaatCAGCTTTGTAGGAGAGGCGTGTGTTGGTAGACCCCAGATggagagatgctgcagcatGAGCTCACCTGTGCTAGACAGCGTGGAATCACCTTGGGAATGGCTTAGGTCAGAGTTGACATTTCAGCCTCCAACCACGTCTCAGATCTCTCACAGATCAGGatcctgtggttttgtttttttttacttacgGAGCTCTGTTTTGCAGCGACAGGGGATTGGAGAGCCCAGCGTGTACCACGCCGTGGTGGTTATTTTCCTGGAATTCTttgcctgggggctgctgaCCACGCCGATGCTGACGGTGAGTAGGTGTCCCTGGAAATAACGCTGGCTCTTGCAGACTGGAATTCACCTGGGGTTGGCGAGCGTAAAGATCTTAACAGAGGCCTTGGGAGCAGAAGAAGCAGAAACCAAGATGCAGTGGTTTGTACCTGCAGAACCTGGAGCTATAGTAATTTTTTATGGAGTTGGGcagttattttcttaattattgtAGCTTAACTTGGAGAAAACATGATTTagatttttgaaagcttttggaGAATTTCAAGGGAGAGGTGAAAGACCTGACCTGAATTTACTAGAATTTACTTGTAGTTTGCTGTCATTTATTGTTGGCTTTTTTCtacatatttataaaagaaGTGCACTTGGGAGCTCGATGAAAGCAAGTTGAGCAAAGCTTTGACTTTTTATCTGAAGACTGCACCTTTTACCTTACGCTGACTTATTTAGGGATAAAAGAGGGTTTTGTTGAACTACTACCATTGTTGTCTGGTGTGTCAAAGCACAGAGACAATTTTCCTGGCAACTACTTGTTCTAGGCTTGTTCTAGGAGAGCCCACCAGTAACTCGTTCAGCACTTGGCTGAGTTAGATGTAACGTAGTTACATGGGCAGCAGAGACAACTTCACCGTAAAGCTGGGTACAGAGGGATAGCTTTATCAAAGAAACTTAAAATCTCATCTTGGGTATTCGCCTTTAATTAAGGAGCCGTAAGCTTCTGATTTGGCAACTTCAGGAAGAGTTCTCAGCTTTTGAAATTCATTTTCTGGTGGTGGTATGCCAGCTCACATTGGTGTCTAAAGTGCCATGCATATTTTTGACCTGATCTCTAGGTAACTATGCAGGAGTCTTTGTTTATGCAAAGGCATTTAGAAATAGTATTAGCGTAGCAGTATAAAATGCAAATCCAATGTGTAGACAGTACAAAAGGGGGGAGAGAGCAACAGAAAAGTTATGTGGTTGCATGAAGTAAAACCAGAGGGAAATCAGATGGTGCAGGAGTGGAGGAAGGCATGTTTCAGATGATCTTAGCCTTGCCCAAACATGCTGGAATAATTTGTAGACCTGGGAAGCATTAAAGAAAGTGGCTGCCTGTGTTGGAGAGGGGAGGTAGAGCTCCTCACGTAGGTACGAGGTGGCGTTGGTAGTGTATTTCccattttccctgttttccGCTCTTCCAGGCATCGAGCTGGCAGGTGCTTATGGAAGTTCTGCAGGAGTTGCTAGctctggggttttgttctgtttctttttttccacaggtgTTACACCAGACTTTTCCTCAGCATACATTTCTGATGAACGGCCTGATTCATGGAGTCAAGGTAAGGAATATTCCTTCCAGGCTTTCATTTGAATCTGCAATCAGTGCAAAAAGTGTTAAGCCATTATAGTCTGTAACATTTGTTGAGGTTAACCAGTATTTCAcagataaatgtttttatttcaatttggGGTGCTACTGGCAAACCTGACGCAAAATGAAGAATTGACAGAGCACAGACATTGGGTGGCGTGTGTTGATTTTACTGAGCAGTGTTAACAACATGCTGCTTGTTGTCGTGAGTTTGGGGTTGTAACAGCTGtgtgtttcagctgaaaatattcTAATCAGCATGAGATCAGCCCTGTATCCATATTCAGGAACATAACAAAACGAAAAATCAATGACATCTGAACTTGTCAGTAATAGAAGTTGAAATGAAGCAGACAGAAGGTGAGGAGTACACTGTGGTGCAGTGAATTTGGACTAGACCAGCATTCCCAGAGCAGAATTGGAGGCAACTGTAGCAAACAAGCCATGTGTTCTGACTGGGGAGTGTGGCAAAAGGGATCATTAGGCCCTGGCTCTGGCAAGAGGATCTCAGAAGGGGTCCCAGAGAGGTTTGCTTCAACGTGAGCTGGGCACTCCTGTACACACTGAAGGGCTTTTCCCTGCCTGTCTCAGGTTCGAAAGACATTGAAAGGCATTGAACAAGGTTTGTGCTTAATGGTATTTCGTTGTGTCTGTTTTGCCTCCATCTAAAAGAGAAAGCTTTCCCTAGAACTGCAGCAGATGTTAATGTGATGGAGCTGTGCCAACATCTttttaggcactggcagggcagctccctgctgcacagGGTCTGGGGAGACTacagctgcaggctgagcagtTGCAGAGAATGGCGAGTAATTGGAGCATTTAGCAGCACCTAGCTggtggagggttttttctttttttccttctccctgtccCTAAAAGGATGTGAGCAGTTTAATGAACTGTTCTGTTCTGGTAACGTTGCCTGCTTGTAGAAAACAGGAATGGATTGTCTCCTCACATTTTTATCTTGTGATGATGTTGTCAAAAGCTCTTGCTGTCGACAATTGGCATTTGACTGAGGGATCTCTCTCTGCCACCCTGTCTTTTGTAGggtctgctttcttttctaagTGCCCCACTGATTGGTGCTCTCTCCGATGTCTGGGGCAGGaaatccttcctcctcctcactgtcTTCTTCACCTGTGCGCCAATTCCCCTTATGAAGATCAGTCCATGGTGAGTTTATCCTTGTGATAACCAAGGGGTTCTGAGGAGAGGAACGAGTGCAGGGCTGAGCGATGGGGGGATTTGCAGGTGTTGCCTTTGAGGATGAGGTGGAAGAACCCGTCTGGTGGAGAAGGATGCTCAGCCTAGAGACTGATTTACCTACCTGGTTCTACCAGAGCATCAGTGTCAGGAAGAAAGAGCCTGTCTTTCCTCTCCGAGAGCCTGTTCTCCTGATGGGTGTGTTACCACTACTAGGGGCACATTggtgtttctttcctgtgcGGGGAAAATGAGTGATAAAACTGTGTGAGCCACCAGAGTGAAGCTTGGTGTTCCTGAGCGCTTTCTGGTGCAATGAAGTAGGGTGGACTGAAGGAAGAATAAGGGAGAGGTTCTAATCCAGGAGCTGTGGACTATCGTGTGGTTGCCCTCTGACTCTGCCTTTGGCAATGCCTGTTTCAGGTGGtattttgctgtcatttccaTGTCTGGAGTCTTTGCTGTCaccttttctgtgatttttgccTACGTTGCCGATATCACACAGGAGCATGAACGCAGCACGGCGTATGGCTTGGTAAGGAGCTGAATGTCTGTCTTGTCTCTTGAAAGAAATACTCGGGGCTTTGCAGGTAGGAGAGGTATGAAATTAGGATGAAAATTTATTGAACAGTCTGGGGACAGTATCAGTGAAAAGATGGTATGTGTTTCACCAATAATACAgcctcccttttttctttttttcttctcgctttgttcttctgtttgtgGTTTAGCAAAAGATGTGGTTTAGTGAAAAGATGATATGTGTTTCCCCAATAATACagtctcccttttttctttttttcttctccctttgttcttctgtttgtgGTTTAGCACAGAGGGAGAGGGCTAATTTCTATCTGAATACTGGCTGTATTGTTGCTTAGTCTTTAAACCGGCCTAGTCTGTGAGCTTCTTTGCGCTGGGAAAGGGGCCAGGCTGTGATACTGGCATGTACACGAGTAGCCTGTGAACGtgccctttctgcagggctacTGACAGTATCGCGTGTGAATTGTTCGGATAGCTTTAATTTCCCTTTGCTAGAACTTAGCCTAGATCGCACCAAGAGAACATGTCATCTTTCTGGCTGAAGAAGTCCCTGTTCACCTGGATTATCTCCATCAAAAGTGGCAAAACTAGTACCCTTGGGTTTCTCTGGAGGAGAAGACAGGCTGTATTCATGTTTTATGCTTTCAGGTGTCAGCCACGTTTGCTGCTAGTCTGGTCACAAGCCCAGCAATTGGGGCGTACCTTTCCCAAGCCTATGGCGATACGCTGGTGGTTGTGCTAGCTTCAGGTGTTGCTTTGCTGGATATTGGTTTCATCCTGCTGGCTGTGCCGGAGTCTCTGCCAGAAGAGATGCGCCCGGTCTCTTGGGGAGCTCCAATCTCTTGGGAACAAGCAGACCCGTTTGCTGTAAGTAATCTTGCTGTTCTTCTTCTGCGTGCTGGGAAGCGCTTGTATTTGCTTGAGTTCTGCTAATTTCTCTCAAAAGGCAGATGCATTCCACAAAAGGTGAAGGAGGCAAGGCTTAGATTAACCCCATAGAAGGTACAGCATTCAGCTGATGGTGGACTGCACGTACCTAAAGCTGTCTAGAAGCTTCTAACCACCATCATGTAGCTGCGAACCATCTAAAAGCAGTTCAAGATGTCCTGAAGCAAGAGCATCTCTCAGTGGAAATCTGCCAGTTGTTTGAATATAATTTCCATTACTTGGCAATAAGACTGTGTCAGGAGAAGTCTCTTGTGTTCCTGGCTTCCCAGGACCTTTGCTAATGATTATGAGCTTTGCAaagttttgcctctttttttttttttttttttttttttttttttaacctttgctTGCTAGGAAGATTATTTTGGCTGtctgaggaaaaaacagttCTTGACTATAaacctgagaaactgaaaggtaAAAATTCCTCATTCTAGGGTGTAAGTTGGTGCATCTGTACCCTGGTCTGGTGTCTTGTGGCAGCGTTTGCATCTTCCTCTGAAAGTGCTGGTCTGGTTTCATTCAAGCATTTACTTCTTAGATATAAGATGGTGACTTAAGCACTTGGGTTTGCTGTCTCTGTACCTGGAGAATATTTACTGTTAACTCCTTTCCCCCCGCCCCTACAttctcctccctcttcctccttccacaGTCCTTGCGGAAGGTGGGTCAGGATTCTACAGTGCTGCTCATCTGTATCACAGTCTTTCTCTCCTACCTTCCTGAAGCCGGACAGTACTCCAGCTTTTTCCTGTACCTGCGACAGGTCAGTCTCTTGCGAATGAGGTAAGGCTCTGAATGCAGGAAATTCCAGCCTACATCTACAAATACCATCTTAGCCGCATGTCCTGAGGAAGCTACTCTTGGCCAATAGCTTAGTACAGTGAAGCTGTAAGAAACAGTGACTTGTTCGAGCTTTCCTAAAAAACGTGGGAGCCTGGTGACCACTCTGTAGGCATTGCCAGGACCCTTGCTTGGCTTCTTGCTTGTGGTCTGCCTGTCTATCCCACCCCTGCCACCTTCAGGTGGTTAAGTTGAGCCCAGTCATTTAAAGCTGTTTTGCCAGCCAGAGGaaaatcttccattttattcctgtggcagcagggaggttGTGGAAGGTACGGTTGATTAAAGTTTAAATACCTGATAAGCAACGTCGGTAACAGTCAGTGACACTGATGGAGTGGCTTTTCTCCTACGGTAGAAAGCTCTTGCCTGAAAAGTCCCTCCGTGGTGTTTTCACAGGTCATTGGTTTTTCCTCGGAGACTGTGGCAGCCTTTATTGGTGTAGTTGGAATTCTCTCTATACTGGCTCAGGTGAGAAGCAATTTCTGCCTTGGCTCTAGCAGTCTGGTTATAAGAACGTCCAAAATTTCTGAGAACTGGGGCTGGTGAGTTGTCAGAGTCGCTGTGGCCACACAGATGCCATCGGACCCATGCACGGCTACCTGCGGTCCCTCGCTCTTATTCTTTGAATGTAGCTGTTTGTGGAACAACAACAAACTGTGGTAAACTGCGGGGTGGCCCTATGTTACTCTGTAAAAGTCCATGGGTTGTGCCCTGCCGTGAACAGGGGTGGGCTGGTCTCTAACACAAAGTTAGAGTGGAGGAGTGCGTGTGCATGACAGCCGCTCTCACAGCAGCATGAGTTCTCTCATCCTCTTGTCTTCCAGTGTTGTCATGTTTCTTTGCACTTTGAAAGCACCTATTTTTCATTCCAGACAGTAGTGTTGGGAATTCTCATGCGTTCGATAGGAAATAAAAACACCATCCTGTTGGGACTAGGCTTCCAGATCCTGCAGCTTGCCTGGTACGGGTTTGGATCGCAGCCTTGGTAAGAGTTTGCCCATGTTTGTCTCGTGGCATTGGCAGGCTTCTCTCTCCGTGGCACCTCTGCCTGGCTGAGATAGATGCTGCCATGCTGCGATACTTGTCCGTGGCTGGCCCTCCGCAGCCTGCCTCCTAACTGCTGCCTTGTTCCCCAAGGATGAtgtgggcagcaggagctgtggctgcAATGTCTAGCATCACCTTCCCAGCCATCAGTGCCATGGTGTCTAGGAACGCGGACCCCGACCAACAGGGTGAGTCGCTTAGGGATCTGTCTGACGAGTGAGTTTGTCCCAGCAGGCGCTTGAGCCAGCGCATGTTTGAATTCTGAGCATTGGTGGGACCAGCAGGAACATCTTGTGCCACCTGTGGAGTGTCGCTTTCTTCTTAGCAGTATTTGACCACAGCTGATGCTTTGGGAGGGAGTTCTTAAAATTATGCACGTAGGTGTTTAGTGTTGCCTGCCTGAGGTGGAGAGGAGACTGATGCTTCATCGTTTGCCAGCTTCATGGTTTGTCCCCGAGTCCTCAGACTTGGCTGCCTTAAATTCCAGTTCCGTTGGAAGTTGTTGCTTGATGTGCCCGTGCTCATTTTATTCCCCAACGCAGCAAGCCCAGCATTACTGATTTTTGTAAAACCTGATACTGAGTGAAGCTAGTCACCAGCTAACCATTTCGTCTGCAGGGTGTGTGTCAACCCAGACCTGAATGTTTCATCCTGTCTTGAAATACGTAAGCATCCTTGAATAAAACCactttcttcagaaagctggAGGCATACCTGCCTTTCCTTGCTCTGTCCCCAGGTGTGGTGCAGGGGATGATCACTGGAATTCGGGGTCTGTGTAACGGCCTGGGGCCGGCGCTCTATGGCTTTGTCTTCTATCTTTTCCACGTGGAGTTGAATGAAATGGCTGAGGTGGAGACTTTGGGTAAGGCCTCCAGACCCAACATGGCCAACCCTACCGATGAGGTAacctcttcagctttcttgttCCCTTTGCTGGGCTGCTTCTGTCCTTGCACTCGAGCGTTAAGCGTTCCTCTGTTTCTCCTTACAGAGCAGCATTATCCCGGGGCCTCCGTTCCTGTTTGGGGCTTGTTCTGTCCTGCTGTCGCTCCTGGTCGCCTTGTTCATTCCAGAACACAATCTTGCACTGAGATCAGGCAGCCACAAGAAGCACAGTAACGGAGCCCAGACCCACCCCCACAGCCCGCAGGCCGGCGGATCAGACGGCAAGGAGCCCCTGCTTGAGGACAGCAGTGTATGAGGTTGGGAGAGAAGGAACGTGGCTTGCGTCTCAGCTCCAGATCAAGGATGGACTTAGCCAGTGGGAGTTTGGGGAgagagggtggggggagagaagAAATGAGGTAACAGACTGTGCCGCTAAGCTAATGAGAAGGAACAGGGTTTCCCTTCAAGACAAATATACCCAGCTGGTACAAAAGTGGAATTGTATCATCTGGTGCTGATGGAAAGGGGAGAGATGGAGCTGCTCCACGGGAAGGGAGAGTTCCTCAAAGCAAACCCACCCTTGTACGTGAATACTGAACTTCACGGTGTGACCTGCCAAATCCTCACCTCGCCAGCGAAAAATCAAGGAGCTAGCGTTGTCTTTGTTCTAACGTGAGCTAACTGGCTTGCCAGCCAGAATAAAACCAGGCATCTGTTACCTGCCCCATCCCCTTATGTAGCTGGTAGTTGCTGCCGATCCCGTCACAGCTCAGTTGACCAACCTGGGCCTGGGGAGAGGCTTTGACAGCCGTCCCACGCGCCTGTGCTGTGGTCACGCACAGAGGGTTTCCTTTCCAAAAGACACCCAGCGCCGGCGCGTGTGGAAGGTGGGCAGTGCAGTCGGCTGTGAGCAGGTCCTCGCTGCCTGAGGATCTGATGAATTTGCCTATTCTGGCCcaactgaaagaaacaaaaaaacattctaCTGACTTCACGTTCTGATGAAGCCAAGAAAAATTTAGAAGTGAAGTTGCAGCTGATACGGGGGAGAATGGGCAGATGAGAGCAGGGCAACCACATGAATCCCAAATGCTTAGATGGTCAACAAcgtttgtatttctgtttggcttttctttttttgttacacTGATGTAACATTTGTCTGTTGCTACCTCCACAGGTAGTAGGTAGAAggatttttcagaaatctttttctgGAACTGTAAGGGTTGTTGAGAAAATACAGTTCTCTGAGAGGTTGGAGAAACAACTAAACTCTGTGAAGCACTTTGATAAAGCATGGTTTCCTGAGAGAAAGGTCAAAGAAATAGCTGTTTATCTTGAGCACTTTTATGAAGCATGTTGATTTTTCCCCAGGCTCTTGCCATCTGATATTAAAACCAGATAATGACTGTAGCTTGGTTTTTCTCAGTGTGAAAGATGCTGATGGTGATGATTGCAATTGATTTGAACGTACAGGTTTGGATTCCACGTAGCGTTTCTGAGCCCATTGTGAAGGTTTTCCTGTTGTTGGAAGATGGTATCGCAGCCCCTGCCGCAGCGTTCAGCTCTGTTTAGAGAGAGCAGCAGATACTTGAACTTGAGTGTTGTGGAAGAAGCCGAGGCAAAACGTATAGGGAACACTTGGTCGTTCATAGGTACATGGAGATctggcagagggcagggaaCAATTGTTCTCAGTTGAGTAAGACCAAAAGTAACGGCACTGAGGAGTCACTAGGGAAGTAAAGACCAAACTGGGAAAACTTAAGAAATCAGTTATTAAGGAAATTGAGGAGACAGTGGTCAAAAATAGTCCTGTCTCGGAGCAGGGTATGTGCAACAGCCATCATTCTCTGGCTGGGATCCCTTCTCTGCATGTTtgggagagggggagaagggCCCCAAGGGAGGGAGTGCTATCCCTTTGTTTCGGGTCTTTGCAGGCGGGTAATCGTGGTTGATGCGCTGCCTGTGCAGCAGTGACCGCAGATGCCGTTTGCTTCTGGGTTTATTGGAAAACACCCAACTGGACAACCCTGGAGAGCTCAGTCCCTGACCCACAAGCAGGGGAGAGCCCTGTTCgtcccctgctctgccctggcagtACAGCTCACCCCGCTCCGGCGGCGTGAGGGGACGTGAGCTCCCGGCGTATTCAGCGTCCGACCTCTTCTGTGCGCTTGTCAGCATGAGGGCTGGTTATTGTTGGCTTTGGACACATTGAGAGTTGCAATGTCATGTAGGTCTCTTAAAACACCTGGCAGATATTCACAGCTTGGAACCATTGCCTGCCTAGACTGGGCTGAACTAATAATATGTCTGCTTACCAATTTTCTGGACCAGTTAGTTATTGGAGGTGGATGTTTAagtgaaataattcagtttctttGGCATTAATCTAGCCTGCTACCCTGAGCCTGTAATCAGAACCGTAAGAGCAGCTTGTTGTCCGTGCAGAGGGCAGCCACCCCGGCTACTGAGAGTTTGCTGATGCGGATCTGATCGCAGGACTGGAGAAGAGAGATAGCGGAGAGTCTGGGTGACCTGCGGCGACTCCAGTTTTCCCAAGCTCATTGTGGTGATGCTCCGAATTTCCATACGTTATCGGGCTGCTGTGTACTGTGTGTGCACAGCAAGCTTCTTTCCTGAAGGAAATCCAGTTGCTTAAATTTCCAGGCAGCAATCCCGACTCTGTATTGCTcacaaaaatgcctttttttaagACTGGAGCTTTACCGAGTACACCTGGTGATTCGTTTATTTACACTGtattaaaatgaactgaaatagGTTTTTCCCTCACACACAAATGAAGTGAAACGGAACACCGAATCGTTACCTCATTCATGCTGAGGCGCTCGGAGCTTCACAGGTAGAATATAGCAGAACGTTACAAAAAGATGAGCATAATTTATATGATATAAAGTATAgagagatatattttttaaagtcctttCCTTTATTGAATACTTTATCGAAACCAATGTGTTTCTAGTCCTGTTCCCTCTCACCAccgctgctgcctgcagcatctcagcctttccttcccttcagaCAGAACTATCCAGGCGAGCTTCCCTCCTTGGTCCTTGTCCATCGTGATGCGATACCCGAGTTTCCAGCAATGCCAACGTCCCCTGGCTCGTGAGTCGTGGACCTGGAGCATTTTGGTCACTCTGTCAGCCCCCGAGCTCAGGGCCAGGTGATGCCGCGGGTTCCTGCCGCACTGGTGGGCTGCAGCGGGGGTTTCTCCGGCTGCCCATGGGGTGGGTACAGCATTGGGCAGCTCCAGCCATAGCAGGTCTGCTGTGGGCACTGTTCCCACCGTACAGGTGGCTTCTACATCgctccctggctctgctgggcacCTGTGGTGTGTGGACCCTGCGGGAAAGGGGGGCTCTCtgtggcacagggctgctcGCCCTCCCCAGAGGTGTTGCTTGTGtctggtgctgggagcaggcagggattCCTTTCCACGGTTTTGAAGCTCCTCTCACCTGGTTCAGTGGGGGCTCAGCCCCTCGTAACTCCCCTCCCCATCAGCGTAGGGATGTGACCCACCCACCATTCTGCCTTTAAGTGATAGAGGAGGACTTGGGCCAAGCGGTGACGGAGCTGAAATTACCAGACCTGCATGAAGAATGTCTCATTCTGAAGGGCTGGTAATTCTGCAGCATCCCACGTGGAGACTGGAAAATCTGTATGGAGCATTCAGCT
This window contains:
- the LOC101924691 gene encoding hippocampus abundant transcript 1 protein-like isoform X1 → MTGEKKKKKRLNRSVLLAKKIVIRDGAGRQGIGEPSVYHAVVVIFLEFFAWGLLTTPMLTVLHQTFPQHTFLMNGLIHGVKGLLSFLSAPLIGALSDVWGRKSFLLLTVFFTCAPIPLMKISPWWYFAVISMSGVFAVTFSVIFAYVADITQEHERSTAYGLVSATFAASLVTSPAIGAYLSQAYGDTLVVVLASGVALLDIGFILLAVPESLPEEMRPVSWGAPISWEQADPFASLRKVGQDSTVLLICITVFLSYLPEAGQYSSFFLYLRQVIGFSSETVAAFIGVVGILSILAQTVVLGILMRSIGNKNTILLGLGFQILQLAWYGFGSQPWMMWAAGAVAAMSSITFPAISAMVSRNADPDQQGVVQGMITGIRGLCNGLGPALYGFVFYLFHVELNEMAEVETLGKASRPNMANPTDESSIIPGPPFLFGACSVLLSLLVALFIPEHNLALRSGSHKKHSNGAQTHPHSPQAGGSDGKEPLLEDSSV
- the LOC101924691 gene encoding hippocampus abundant transcript 1 protein-like isoform X2 produces the protein MRNVYGKKDKQGLERQGIGEPSVYHAVVVIFLEFFAWGLLTTPMLTVLHQTFPQHTFLMNGLIHGVKGLLSFLSAPLIGALSDVWGRKSFLLLTVFFTCAPIPLMKISPWWYFAVISMSGVFAVTFSVIFAYVADITQEHERSTAYGLVSATFAASLVTSPAIGAYLSQAYGDTLVVVLASGVALLDIGFILLAVPESLPEEMRPVSWGAPISWEQADPFASLRKVGQDSTVLLICITVFLSYLPEAGQYSSFFLYLRQVIGFSSETVAAFIGVVGILSILAQTVVLGILMRSIGNKNTILLGLGFQILQLAWYGFGSQPWMMWAAGAVAAMSSITFPAISAMVSRNADPDQQGVVQGMITGIRGLCNGLGPALYGFVFYLFHVELNEMAEVETLGKASRPNMANPTDESSIIPGPPFLFGACSVLLSLLVALFIPEHNLALRSGSHKKHSNGAQTHPHSPQAGGSDGKEPLLEDSSV